CGCTGATCGTGTCGACTCATTTTCCTCTTCATATGTGCTATAGAAATATGGCGTAGTTGATTCAAATTCAGCTGCACACGTATCGACCATTTTGTAAACTGGGAAAAGATTTTGTGCTTTTCGTAAGTCGTAAATGGCTTGTTCGTCGATATTCCAGCATGCTGCAAGGAAAGCGTCGGAAAATCCGGCCCGTTTTGCTTCTGCTAAAATGTCTTGATTTTGCGGGTTTTCTTTAACACGATTTTCAAGTTCGATCGTTTTGCTAAGTTTATATAAGAAGAATAAATCTATTTTTGTTTTCGCGTGTAGTTGTTCGATTGTTTGACCTCGGCGCAAGGCTGCTGCTAAGAAGAATAAGCGATCATCTTCCGGGAAGCAAATTTTGCGTTCTAATGTTTCTTCGTTGGCGTTTTCTGCTTCTTCGAGTAAAAGATGATCCGCGCCGACTTCTAGTGAGCGCACTGCTTTTAGAAGCGCTTCTTCCCATGAACGACCGATTGCCATGACTTCACCGGTTGCTTTCATTTGTGTTCCAAGACGGCGATCTGCTTGTTCGAATTTGTCGAAAGCAAAGCGCGGAATTTTCGCAACCACATAATCTAGCGTTGGTTCAAAATGGGCATAAGTCGTTCCAGTTACTGGGTTTCTAACTTCATCTAGCGTTAAACCAACTGCGATTTTTGCTGCTAGTTTGGCAATCGGATAGCCGGTTGCTTTAGAAGCTAGCGCCGAAGAACGGCTTACACGCGGATTTACTTCGATAACATAGTAATTATAGCTATCCGGATCAAGTGCCAGCTGAACGTTACAGCCACCTTCGATTTCAAGCGCGCGGATAATTTTCAGCGATACATCTCGCAATAATTGATATTCGCGGTCGGACAGCGTTTGGCTCGGCGCAACAACGATGGAATCTCCTGTATGTATACCAACTGGGTCAATATTTTCCATGTTACAAACGACCATCGCGTTATTATTCGCGTCACGCATTACTTCATATTCGACTTCTTTAAAACCAGCAATACTTTTTTCTAGCAAACATTGCGTTACCGGACTAAGTTTTAAACCACTCGTCACTGTTTCGATTAAATCTTGTTCATTATGGCAAATCCCGCCACCAGAGCCACCAAGCGTATAAGCCGGGCGAACAATTACTGGATAACCGATACGTTCGACAAAAGTATAGGCTTCGTCCAAATTATGGATAATGTCGCTTTCTGGCACTGGCTCACCTAATTCATTCATCAAATCCCGGAAAGCTTCGCGGTCTTCCGCTTTTTTAATCGCCGTTAAATCCGTTCCAAGCACTTCCACGTTACATTCATCCAAAATCCCCGCCGCAGAAAGTTCCATCGCCATATTCAACCCCGTTTGTCCCCCAAGCGTTGGTAAAATGGCATCCGGGCGCTCTTTGCGAATGATGCGCGATACAAAATCAAGTGTAATTGGCTCAATGTAAACTTTATCCGCCATTTCCGCATCTGTCATAATTGTCGCTGGATTCGAGTTCACTAGGACAACCCGATACCCTTCTTCCTTCAAACTAAGACAGGCTTGCGTTCCAGCGTAATCAAACTCCGCTGCTTGTCCAATAACAATCGGGCCTGAGCCGATTACAAGAATTGTTTTTATATCGTCACGTTTAGGCATGTAGTTCACCCTCCTCTTTCCCATTCATCATTTCCATAAATTCATCAAATAAGTAGTTCACATCGCTCGGTCCCGGATTTGCTTCTGGATGATATTGTACTGTATATGCTTGGAATTCTTTATGAGCTAGCCCTTCCACCGTT
This portion of the Listeria cossartiae subsp. cossartiae genome encodes:
- the carB gene encoding carbamoyl-phosphate synthase large subunit translates to MPKRDDIKTILVIGSGPIVIGQAAEFDYAGTQACLSLKEEGYRVVLVNSNPATIMTDAEMADKVYIEPITLDFVSRIIRKERPDAILPTLGGQTGLNMAMELSAAGILDECNVEVLGTDLTAIKKAEDREAFRDLMNELGEPVPESDIIHNLDEAYTFVERIGYPVIVRPAYTLGGSGGGICHNEQDLIETVTSGLKLSPVTQCLLEKSIAGFKEVEYEVMRDANNNAMVVCNMENIDPVGIHTGDSIVVAPSQTLSDREYQLLRDVSLKIIRALEIEGGCNVQLALDPDSYNYYVIEVNPRVSRSSALASKATGYPIAKLAAKIAVGLTLDEVRNPVTGTTYAHFEPTLDYVVAKIPRFAFDKFEQADRRLGTQMKATGEVMAIGRSWEEALLKAVRSLEVGADHLLLEEAENANEETLERKICFPEDDRLFFLAAALRRGQTIEQLHAKTKIDLFFLYKLSKTIELENRVKENPQNQDILAEAKRAGFSDAFLAACWNIDEQAIYDLRKAQNLFPVYKMVDTCAAEFESTTPYFYSTYEEENESTRSAKESVIVLGSGPIRIGQGVEFDYATVHSVWAIQQAGYEAIIINNNPETVSTDFSISDKLYFEPLTLEDVMHVIEIEQPLGVVVQFGGQTAINLADGLAKRGVKILGTSLEDTDRAENRDAFEKALEILEIPQPAGKTATSVEEAIKVATAIGYPVLVRPSYVLGGRAMEIVESEEALKHYMTNAVKVNPKHPVLVDRYVSGQEVEVDAISDGENVLIPGIMEHIERAGVHSGDSIAVYPAQRLSIQVKNTIVDYTTRLATGLNIIGMLNIQYVVDGEEVFVIEVNPRSSRTAPFLSKITEIPMANVATRVILGENLIDLGYTPGLAPEKQEIFVKVPVFSFAKLRSVDTSLGPEMKSTGEVMGKDITLEKALYKGFVASGTTMHDYGTVLLTVADRDKEEAVELAARFNRIGFTIMATKGTASTLEEAGIPVSQVKKIGENQETLIDYIRNGQVTLVVNTLTTGKRPERDGFQIRRESVENGIPVCTSLDTAEAILRVLESRSFELESMNASEVKQPKARV